From the Paenibacillus sp. R14(2021) genome, the window AATATGCGCTCACGATTGATAAAGAAAAAGCGCTGCAGGTTGGCATTAAACCTGACGATATCAATAAATTGTTGGCGCGTTACACGTCCAAAGCGAAAGACTTTGACATTTCAATTTCCGCAGGCACGATTCCAGTCGACGTGTATATCGATTCCGTCAAGACGGGCGTTGAGAACAATAATGCAGTACCGGTGTATACGCCCGAACAAGTATTGGCCTCAATGGCTGCCGAGACTGTACCCGGAAGTAACGGGCAGAATTATCGTCTGGACCAAATCGCATCGATTCAGAAAAGCGACGCCGTGTCTTCCATTCAAGAACGCGACGGTCAACCGTTCTCCGTCGTGCAAGTTCAGATCATATCAAGCGACATGAGCAAAGTGTCGAAAGAAGTCACTCAGTCCTTGAAAGACATGAAACTGCCGAACGGAGTCACGTATTCGCTTGGCGGCATAACCCAACAAGTGACGCAAATGATTATTGAAATTACGATCGCGGTCATTATATCCATTCTGCTTGTATTGCTCATCACCAGCTTTGTTTTCAAAGGTTGGAAAGCTCCGTTTGCTGTATTGATCAGCATTCCGCTTGCTTTGTCAGGTGTCGTACTGGCCTTGTACGCCATTCATGGCCAATGGAATCTCGCCGCATTCATCGGCGTATTGATGCTTACGGGAATCGTGGTTACGAACGGGATTGTCCTGATCGATAAAATCGAACGGAATTGCAAAGAAGGCATGGGACTTCGAGAAGCCGTCATGCAAGGCAGCCTTTCCAGGGTTCGTCCGATATTCATGACTGCGGGCACGACTGTTCTGACTTTGATTCCGCTGGCGTTATCGCATAGCTCCGATACCGTCATTTCGCAAGTGCTTGGTATTGTGGTCATCGGCGGCATGATCACCTCCACGCTCAACAGCTTCGTTGTGATTCCGATTATTTACGAATGGATGCAGGGCAAGGCTATACGGAACGCGGATGCAGTAAACCGGATGAACTGATTATTTTGGGTTAAAACTACAGGAAGAGGAGGGGTATCGATGTGGGATTGGGCGACATGGCTCGAACAGTATGGATACGGACTAATTGCTTTGGCAGTATTCTTTGAAATACTCGCGTTACCTCTTCCTGGCGATATGATGTTGAGTTATACCGGACTATACGTGTATGAAGGGAAAATGAACTTGATCTTGAGTATCCTTTCGGCGGGGGCTGGCGCAGCAGCCAGCATCTCGCTATCCTATTGGATCGGATATCGTCTGGGGAAACCGTTCATCGTCAAGTATGGACATCGCATCCACTTGGGTGAAGAACAACTGTCGCGGATTACGGTATGGTTTGAGAAATACGGAGAAAAGTTATTGTTCATTGTTTATTTCATTCCGGGCTTAAAGCATGTTATCGGCTATTTCTGCGGGGTAACGAGGATGCCCTTTCGCCGCTATGCAGTCTTTGCTTATTCCGGGGGGCTTTTCTGGGTCAGTTTATTCATCTCACTCGGTAGAGTGTTAGGACCGAAATGGGAAGCCTATCATGCAACGGTCAATCGTTATATGATTATCTTTGGCATTGCCTCAGCTTTGTTGACACTGACGATTTATTTTTACCGGAAATATAAACGACGCGTGCTGGCTTCATTGATGGATTTGCTGAACAAAGGCGTTCGCCATTTCAATTCGCTGGGTAAAGTCAGATTCCTGGTGCTGGCTTCATTCGCATTATTGGTGCTGTTCGTCTCGTTGATGCTAGGGATGATACAGGATTTTCTTGCACATGAATTTAGTCAATTCGATGAAGTGACTTCTTATGTGGTACTAACGATATTTGGTCCTGAGTGGCATGATCAAATGCAACTTTTCGCGAAGCTGGGAACCCTATACCTCTATGGTCCGCTTATCGTTATGACATCGTTCTGGATTATGTTCAGAGGCCGGAACAAGGGCTTTGAGTTTATATTTCTTCTTTGGGTGGTACTTGGCGGGGAATTGCTCGATGACGGATTGCGTATGCTTTTTCACCGTCCTGGGCCGGTGGCAGCTGGAATCCAACTCATCAATACGTTTCCGAGTGAAGAAACGCTTTCGTCGATAACGGTATGCGGCTTCTCGGCCTTTTTATTGCTTCGGCATTATAGCGCAAGTTTAATCAGGACGATTGTCATTCTATTTGTTATTCTTGTGTGCTTGCTGGTCGGCATTAGCCGTATTTATTTCAACGTACAATTTCCAAGCGATGTCGCGGCCGGTTACGTGTTCGGCGGCGTATGGATAACTTTGAATGTCATTCTGCTTGAAGTGCTGAGGAAACTTCAAGATAATGAATCAGCGATAGTAGCGAAATGACGTGAATCCTCCTGGTTCCGTTTCGGTAGGAGTTGAGTACGCGAATGGTGGATGAGGAACTTAAGCATATCATTCATCGAGCCAAACGTGGTGACCGGGAAGCTTTTACAGATCTAGTCCAACGTTATAAAGGCCATGTCTATCGATATGCGGTGGGGATGTTAGGCGATCGAATGGATGCAGAAGACGTCTCTCAAGAGGCGTTTATTAAAGCCTATTACTCCTTATCAAGTTTGGATAACGAGTTTGCTTTTTCATCTTGGATCATTCGAATTGCGGCTAATCTCTGCAAAGACCGATTAAAAAAACATGCGAAAAGCGCAGAACAAGAAATTAATGGGGAACAGAACGAGTGGATCGCGGATCTACATGCAGCCAACCCATTGGAGAAGTTATCGATAGAAGAAGGACTATCCAGACTTTCAGCGGGTCATCGGGAAGTTCTATTATTACATGAAGTCCAAGGCTATAATTATGAAGAAATCGCGGAAATGATAGACGTTCCTCTTGGAACAGTGAAATCAAGGCTGTTTGCAGCCAGGATTAACTTGCGGAAACAATTAAGAAGGGAGGACTGACTGCGAATGACCAAACATCCAAAGGAACAGTTGTCGGCCTACCTCGATGATGAGCTGACTCAAGACGAAAGACGGGAAATCGAAGAGCATCTTGAGACATGCGAGTCTTGTCAGGCACTGCTGGAAGACATGGTGGATAACAAATATGAACTCGTGCAGACTTTCGGCCACATCCAAGCACCTATGGATTTCGAGGTTCGGGTTATGCAATCAATCGGAGCGGAAGAAGAACGAATATCCGCAGGCAAGGGTCGGATTTTTGCGCTTCTTTTGGCTTTGTTGACACTAGGGGTATTTTATCTGTTAACCGGAGCGGTTATCGGTAAACTCATACATGGATGGTCCAAATTGATGATTACACTGATCTACGCAGCATCCCATTTCATTCTCAGTGTACCCGTCTTAACCGGGGGGACGATTCTCCTCTCATTAGCTATCCTTGTGACATCCTTAATTTCACTTAAGCGGCTGCTTCAAGCCTCAGCTAGTTGAAAGGGAGGGTCACATTGAGAAAACTAACCTACACCATATGCTGCTTTATACTGCTCATGCTGCTTATCCCTGGCATGGCATCGGCGAAGAGTATTTTTGAACACCAGAATACCATTGTGCCTGCAGGTCAGACCGTCGACGACGTGTACGTTGTTGGAGGTGATGCCGATATCTCCGGCCAAGTACAGGGCATTGTTGTCGTCATTAACGGCAACCTGCATTTGGGCAGCACTGCCAAGATTTCCGGCGTGATTGTCGTGATTGGAGGGAAGGTTGATCAAGATCCGGGAGCTGTTTTGGGGGACGATATCTATGACATTTCATTGGATAACGCTACGCAAAATAGTCTTCTGATCGGCGGCGGACTCGTGCTAAGCCTATGGGTGCTGCAGTTGGCAGGAAGCCTGCTTATGGTTCTTGTACCCGTCCTGATAAGGGTCCTCAGCAAGAAAAAAATGATCGCATTTACCGAACGCTATCAGCGTGAATCCATGGGCCGGCTCTTATATGCCGGATTTCTAAGCGGCTTGGTTATCGCGGCATTAAGCGCATTGCTGCTCGTTACCGTGATAGGTATTCCGATCTTGGTTCTCATCCTGCTAGCGCTTCTCATTGCATTGGCTATAGGAATTACCGTGATCAGTTATCGAATAGGAGATAGGATCAAAGGTTCGGAACAAATGCCGGATTGGTTAAAAGTGCTTATCGGCGCCAGCATGTTAACTGCGTTTTCGAGTATACCTCTGATTGGCTGGATGCTCTTATTGGTAGCTGGATTACTCTCCTTGGGAATATGCACACAATGGATTGCAGGGAAGCGCAAGAAAAAGACGAAAGCTTAACGTTTCTCCGATTGGCCATCTAGCTCTACATAATAAACCGCGAGTAATCGTGGTATTTATGTAGAGCTATTTTATTGCTTACAATTATAGTGTTAATGAAATCAAGGAAGAACTGAGAAAATTGGAGCTTAATCGATGAAGCAGTGGAGAAATATTTTCCCTCTTGCATTAAAGGGCATATGAGACTAAAGTAGACTAAAGTTGGTTAAGCAATATGTTTCACCGCACACCAATAAAGCGATGCGAGATAGAGGTGAAAAAACATAGCCATAGACATCTATATTCCAATTACACCCGCTAAATAGGGGCATATGAGACAATACCTGAATATTTTCGTAGTAGGGCATACTAACAATACAAATGTTCACGAGCATCGCATCGACTGAGGACAAGAAGCAGGAGGAAAATACATGAATGAATTGCTGGATTTAGCAGTGAAAGCACACGGGGGACTAGAGCGTTGGAAGCAAATTTCGAAAATCTCCGCCCGCACGTCTGGCAAAGGTGCGCTCTGGCATCTCAAAGGCAATCCTGGTTTATTGGATGACTACAAACTTGAAATCAACACGCGCGAACAGCATGTGG encodes:
- a CDS encoding VTT domain-containing protein — translated: MWDWATWLEQYGYGLIALAVFFEILALPLPGDMMLSYTGLYVYEGKMNLILSILSAGAGAAASISLSYWIGYRLGKPFIVKYGHRIHLGEEQLSRITVWFEKYGEKLLFIVYFIPGLKHVIGYFCGVTRMPFRRYAVFAYSGGLFWVSLFISLGRVLGPKWEAYHATVNRYMIIFGIASALLTLTIYFYRKYKRRVLASLMDLLNKGVRHFNSLGKVRFLVLASFALLVLFVSLMLGMIQDFLAHEFSQFDEVTSYVVLTIFGPEWHDQMQLFAKLGTLYLYGPLIVMTSFWIMFRGRNKGFEFIFLLWVVLGGELLDDGLRMLFHRPGPVAAGIQLINTFPSEETLSSITVCGFSAFLLLRHYSASLIRTIVILFVILVCLLVGISRIYFNVQFPSDVAAGYVFGGVWITLNVILLEVLRKLQDNESAIVAK
- a CDS encoding RNA polymerase sigma factor produces the protein MVDEELKHIIHRAKRGDREAFTDLVQRYKGHVYRYAVGMLGDRMDAEDVSQEAFIKAYYSLSSLDNEFAFSSWIIRIAANLCKDRLKKHAKSAEQEINGEQNEWIADLHAANPLEKLSIEEGLSRLSAGHREVLLLHEVQGYNYEEIAEMIDVPLGTVKSRLFAARINLRKQLRRED
- a CDS encoding anti-sigma factor, which codes for MTKHPKEQLSAYLDDELTQDERREIEEHLETCESCQALLEDMVDNKYELVQTFGHIQAPMDFEVRVMQSIGAEEERISAGKGRIFALLLALLTLGVFYLLTGAVIGKLIHGWSKLMITLIYAASHFILSVPVLTGGTILLSLAILVTSLISLKRLLQASAS